The Danio rerio strain Tuebingen ecotype United States chromosome 1, GRCz12tu, whole genome shotgun sequence genome includes a region encoding these proteins:
- the c3a.6 gene encoding complement component c3a, duplicate 6 precursor, whose protein sequence is MEVKLLFLSAVLLSSALLTLCDPLYVLSAPNLLRVGSSENVFVEAQDYSGGSLIVKISVKNHPRKNLEILSKTVTLTDENNFQILADIKIPSDRDYFSDDPLEKQYVYLQAQFPTHTLEKVVMLSFQSGYIFVQTDKPIYTPGSNVQYRIFSLTSGLKPLENAGVSVEIMDPQGITTMRETIFPKQGIRSGKYMVPQPASPGIWKVVTRFTNTPQKNYTADFEVKDYVLPTYEVTLSPSKSFFSVKDDSLTVSIEARYLHGNNVNGHAFVVFGVMEDDRKTSIPSSLQRVQISDGEGNAKLTKQTILQTFPDISQLVGRSIYISVSVLTDSGSELVEAQRRGIQIVTSPYTINFQKTPQFFKPGMPFSVSVYITDPNQMPAENVEVLVNPGGVKGQTKSNGIAKLTVNSIEGSSALEITVQTKDPKFDDDQQALKKMVPQAYKTKGSSQNYLHIGIDAAEFEIGDQMKVNLNLGKSPGVRDQDFTYMILSKGQIVQADRFKRQGQALVTLSLPVTKEMVPSFRFVAYYHVGSSEVVSDSVWVDVKDTCMGTLKVQVKEPRPIYQPGEEFSLLITGDPGAKVGLVAVDKAVHGLNQNRLTQTKIWDIVEKHDTGCTAGGGRDSMGVFIDAGLMFESHTAGGTESRTVPECVIPSKRRRRAESLQKITTILAGQYSGDLRKCCVDGMRDNKLGYTCERRATYVSDGVECVRAFLHCCNDVVSRSLEAGEEEMILARSEESDYYESFEEITSRTQFPESWLWSEEILPVCSATTSVTKSRIYLKESITTWQIFAVSLSKTHGICVADPHEMIVYKMFFIDLKVPFSAVRNEQLQVRAILHNYTKKKIKARLEFKETKHICSSASNKGSYQTEVEVESMSSRTIPHVIIPLELGNHWIEVKAAAFDSVYSDGVKKILKVVSEGVLTMVQETNVELNPAKIGGLQEVSVRSGKPDTRVPNTPANTYISVTGKDFSKTIEQPIGGEVMKQFIVQPRGTGEENMIYMTFPVIATHYLDITNQWDTVGMNRRNEAINHIKTGYQRQLTFRKPDGSFAALMTTPSSTWLTAYVAKVLTIASDLTVVDESVICSALQWLAANKQLSDGMFKEDSHILHEEMQGAVRGKDADASLTAFVLIAMQEGSQICAKSVQNLQSSMNKAVGYLTLRIHTLTSPYAVAISSYALAHAGKLEKGILKRHSTQNDAGSFWRVPGALHLSLEATGYAVLALVKEQDFQSAGSAVRWLRAQRAAYGAHGTTQASLIVFQAVAEYRTGAKKQDVNLDIQLSVEGRKTQNKWTFSRSNSHVTRSDKVQLAQGFNVTAHGNGLATLSVYSLYYALPEERENDCKVFELSVQMDKQLEVSHPGAIESYLLTIETHFRSSERDAAMSVLDVGLLTGFKVDDGDLSKLAKGKDRYIDRFEMNKELSDRESLVIILNKVSHKVRDRVAFRVHKVNEVGMLQPAGVTVYEYNTPDDRCVKFYHPHKRDGALNRLCHEDLCQCAEENCSFQKKHHVPESQRANKACAPGVEYVYKATLVGMELSLQADIYNMTIKQVLKEGTDPDVEGKTRSFLAHPNCREFLNFEEGKTYLIMGQTTSLPTIGGKLRYSLGEQTWVEYWPTEEESETEDFSEQHRGLAALTDQLFNFGCTT, encoded by the exons ATGGAGGTGAAGCTGCTGTTTCTCTCTGCTGTTCTTCTGTCTTCAGCGCTCCTCACACTGTGTGACCCACT ATATGTGCTGTCGGCTCCTAATCTGCTGAGAGTGGGTTCATCAGAGAATGTGTTTGTGGAGGCGCAGGATTACTCTGGAGGAAGCTTAATCGTGAAGATCTCTGTAAAGAACCACCCGAGGAAGAACTTGGAGATCCTGTCGAAAACAGTAACACTGACCGACGAAAACAATTTCCAGATCCTCGCAGATATAAAG ATTCCCAGTGATCGCGACTATTTCTCTGATGATCCTCTGGAGAAGCAGTATGTGTATCTGCAAGCTCAATTTCCAACTCACACTCTGGAGAAAGTGGTCATGCTGTCGTTTCAGTCTGGATATATATTTGTACAGACTGACAAGCCCATCTACACGCCTGGTAGCAACG TTCAATACAGGATCTTTTCACTGACATCTGGTCTGAAGCCACTTGAAAATGCTGGAGTATCAGTGGAAATCATG gatccTCAAGGCATCACAACCATGAGAGAAACCATATTTCCAAAGCAAGGGATTAGATCAGGAAAATACATGGTACCTCAGCCTGCCAG TCCTGGCATCTGGAAGGTGGTCACAAGATTCACAAACACACCACAAAAAAACTACACGGCCGACTTTGAAGTCAAAGATTATG TTCTTCCCACTTATGAAGTGACATTATCACCCAGTAAGTCATTCTTCAGTGTGAAAGATGACAGTCTGACGGTTAGCATCGAAGCCAG ATACCTGCATGGAAACAATGTGAACGGACATGCGTTTGTGGTGTTTGGAGTGATGGAAGATGACAGGAAAACCAGCATTCCCTCTTCTCTTCAAAGAGTTCAG ATATCAGATGGAGAAGGTAATGCCAAGCTGACCAAGCAGACCATACTCCAGACCTTCCCGGACATCAGCCAACTGGTTGGACGATCGATCTACATTTCAGTCAGTGTTCTGACAGACTCTG GCAGTGAATTAGTAGAAGCTCAGAGGAGAGGCATACAGATTGTGACGTCTCCATACACCATCAATTTCCAGAAAACACCACAGTTCTTCAAACCAGGAATGCCCTTCAGTGTCTCG GTTTACATAACAGACCCTAACCAGATGCCTGCTGAAAATGTGGAAGTGTTGGTCAATCCCGGAGGAGTCAAAGGTCAAACAAAATCCAATGGCATTGCGAAGCTTACCGTCAATTCAATTGAAGGATCTTCTGCTCTGGAGATCACT GTACAAACCAAAGATCCCAAATTTGACGATGACCAGCAGGCACTGAAGAAGATGGTACCTCAGGCCTACAAGACCAAAGGCAGCTCCCAGAACTACCTGCACATCGGCATCGACGCTGCAGAGTTTGAGATCGGCGATCAAATGAAAGTCAATCTGAACCTGGGGAAAAGTCCAGGAGTCAGAGATCAAGATTTCACCTACATG aTCTTAAGTAAGGGTCAGATTGTTCAAGCAGACCGGTTTAAGAGGCAAGGCCAAGCTCTCGTCACTCTGTCTCTACCTGTGACCAAAGAGATGGTGCCGTCCTTCCGCTTCGTGGCTTATTACCATGTGGGCTCGTCTGAGGTGGTGTCTGATTCAGTCTGGGTTGACGTGAAGGACACATGCATGGGAACG CTAAAGGTCCAGGTGAAGGAGCCTCGGCCGATCTACCAGCCAGGAGAAGAGTTCAGTTTGCTGATAACTGGAGATCCTGGAGCCAAAGTGGGTCTAGTGGCGGTGGATAAAGCTGTGCATGGACTCAACCAGAACAGACTCACTCAGACAAAG ATCTGGGATATTGTGGAGAAGCACGACACCGGCTGCACAGCAGGAGGAGGAAGAGACAGTATGGGGGTGTTCATTGACGCAGGTCTGATGTTTGAGTCCCACACTGCTGGAGGAACTGAGAGCAGAACAG TGCCCGAGTGTGTCATCCCTTCAAAGAGAAGAAGAAGAGCTGAGAGTCTTCAGAAAATCACCACTATATTGG CGGGTCAGTACTCTGGAGATCTGCGGAAGTGCTGTGTGGACGGCATGAGGGATAACAAACTGGGCTACACGTGTGAACGAAGAGCCACGTATGTGTCAGACGGCGTCGAGTGTGTGAGGGCCTTTCTGCACTGCTGCAATGATGTGGTTTCTCGAAGTCTGGAGGCCGGAGAGGAGGAGATGATTCTGGCTCGCA GTGAGGAGAGCGACTATTATGAGAGTTTTGAAGAAATCACCTCACGCACACAGTTTCCTGAGAGCTGGCTGTGGTCAGAGGAGATTCTGCCTGTCTGTTC TGCAACAACATCTGTCACAAAAAGCCGAATCTACCTGAAGGAATCCATCACTACCTGGCAAATCTTTGCTGTCAGCCTGTCCAAAACACATG GTATTTGTGTGGCAGATCCACATGAGATGATCGTGTATAAGATGTTCTTCATTGACCTGAAGGTGCCGTTTTCAGCCGTGCGCAATGAACAACTGCAGGTCCGGGCCATCCTTCACAACTACACCAAGAAGAAGATTAAG GCACGGCTGGAGTTCAAAGAAACGAAGCACATCTGCAGCTCCGCCAGCAATAAAGGCTCCTACCAGACTGAGGTGGAGGTGGAGTCCATGTCGTCCAGGACCATCCCGCACGTCATTATTCCCCTGGAGCTGGGAAATCACTGGATCGAGGTGAAAGCGGCTGCGTTCGACTCTGTTTACAGTGACGGAGTCAAAAAGATCCTGAAGGTGGTG TCTGAGGGAGTCCTCACTATGGTGCAGGAGACAAATGTAGAGCTCAATCCAGCTAAAATAG GTGGACTACAGGAGGTGTCGGTGCGGAGCGGCAAACCAGACACTCGGGTTCCCAACACTCCCGCTAACACCTACATCTCAGTGACCG GTAAGGATTTCAGTAAGACGATTGAGCAGCCCATTGGTGGAGAAGTCATGAAGCAGTTTATTGTCCAGCCTCGAGGAACCGGAGAGGAAAATATGATCTACATGACATTTCCAGTCATCGCCACTCATTATCTAGACATCACCAATCAGTGGGACACTGTTGGCATGAACCGACGCAACGAAGCCATCAACCACATCAAAACTG GTTATCAACGACAGCTAACTTTCCGTAAACCAGATGGGTCGTTTGCTGCGCTGATGACCACGCCGAGCAGCACATG GTTGACAGCGTATGTGGCGAAGGTGTTGACGATTGCCAGTGATCTGACTGTGGTGGACGAGAGTGTGATCTGCAGCGCCCTCCAGTGGCTGGCAGCAAACAAACAGCTGTCAGACGGCATGTTCAAAGAGGATTCGCACATCCTTCATGAAGAGATGCAG GGTGCTGTTCGAGGGAAGGATGCGGACGCCTCTCTGACTGCGTTCGTCCTGATCGCCATGCAGGAAGGAAGTCAGATCTGTGCTAAATCTGTTCAA AATCTTCAGAGCAGTATGAATAAAGCTGTGGGTTACCTGACGCTCAGAATTCACACTCTCACCAGCCCTTATGCTGTCGCGATCAGCTCCTACGCTTTGGCTCATGCTGGAAAACTGGAGAAAGGCATCCTGAAGAGACACTCCACCCAGAATGATG CTGGGTCATTCTGGAGAGTTCCTGGAGCTCTTCATCTCTCTCTGGAGGCCACAGGTTATGCTGTTCTGGCTCTGGTGAAGGAGCAGGACTTTCAAAGCGCCGGATCGGCCGTCCGCTGGCTGAGAGCACAGAGAGCTGCGTATGGAGCCCACGGGACCACACAG GCAAGCCTCATCGTTTTCCAGGCCGTTGCTGAATACCGCACTGGGGCAAAGAAGCAGGATGTGAACCTGGATATCCAGCTCTCTGTGGAGGGGAGAAAAACACAGAACAAATGGACGTTCTCTCGCTCTAACAGTCATGTGACGCGATCAGACAAG GTCCAGCTGGCACAAGGCTTCAACGTCACGGCTCATGGGAATGGACTGGCCACTCTCTCG GTGTATTCTCTTTATTATGCTCTGCCTGAAGAGAGAGAAAACGACTGTAAAGTGTTTGAGCTCAGTGTGCAGATGGACAAACAGCTTGAAG TGTCTCATCCGGGAGCCATCGAGAGTTACCTGCTCACCATTGAAACACA CTTCAGGAGCTCAGAGAGAGATGCTGCCATGTCTGTTTTAGATGTCGGGCTGCTGACGGGCTTCAAGGTGGATGACGGAGATCTTTCAAAG TTGGCTAAAGGGAAAGACAGATACATCGACAGGTTTGAGATGAACAAGGAGCTTTCTGATCGAGAATCGCTGGTCATCATCTTAAATAAG GTTTCTCATAAAGTCCGGGACAGGGTTGCCTTCAGGGTCCATAAAGTCAATGAAGTGGGAATGCTGCAGCCCGCTGGAGTCACAGTCTATGAATACAACACTCCAG ATGATCGCTGTGTGAAGTTCTACCATCCACACAAGAGAGACGGAGCTCTCAACAGACTCTGCCATGAGGACCTGTGTCAGTGtgctgaag